A DNA window from Gasterosteus aculeatus chromosome 16, fGasAcu3.hap1.1, whole genome shotgun sequence contains the following coding sequences:
- the LOC120834263 gene encoding olfactory receptor 1D2-like, whose protein sequence is MMHNFSYVRLFFLSGLNETMNLRVVLFSVTLLCYCCIVLINIALIVTVILDKNLHEPMYILLCTLCMNGLYGTTGFYPKILWDLRSPVHVISFSGCIVQGFVIHSFVCSDLSILAVMSYDRYVAICRPLVYHSVMSKKRLLMLISFSWFTPFYIVGTNMILTSRLKVCSPYIARLFCVNWVIVKLACFPADTVVNNIAGYIAIIVYVFHGFSIVWSYLYVIRTCVNSLENRAKFMQTCVPHLASLLIFLVTVLLDIMHTRYGSTNLPQALNNFIAIEYLVIPPIINPLIYGFKLSKIRKKILHGIIYKILVKS, encoded by the coding sequence ATGATGCATAATTTTTCTTATGTAAGGTTGTTTTTTCTATCAGGtttaaatgaaacaatgaaCCTCAGAGTTGTTCTCTTCTCTGTAACTTTACTGTGTTATTGTTGTATTGTGCTGATAAACATTGCTCTTATTGTGACCGTCATCTTGGATAAGAACCTGCACGAACCAATGTATATTCTACTGTGCACTTTGTGCATGAATGGACTTTATGGGACAACAGGTTTCTACCCAAAGATTCTGTGGGATCTGCGGTCTCCTGTTCATGTAATCTCTTTTTCTGGATGCATTGTTCAGGGTTTTGTGATACACTCATTTGTCTGCAGTGATTTGTCCATTCTTGCAGTAATGTCATATGACAGATATGTGGCTATATGTCGACCCCTGGTGTACCACTCTGTCATGTCAAAGAAGAGACTTTTAATGTTAATATCTTTCTCCTGGTTCACACCTTTTTATATTGTAGGAACAAATATGATCCTTACTTCTAGATTAAAGGTATGCAGCCCATATATTGCCAGACTTTTTTGTGTGAACTGGGTTATTGTGAAACTTGCTTGTTTCCCAGCTGACACTGTTGTTAACAACATAGCTGGTTACATTGCAATTATCGTTTACGTATTTCATGGATTTTCAATAGTTTGGTCCTACTTGTATGTCATCAGAACATGTGTGAACTCTTTAGAAAACAGGGCAAAGTTCATGCAGACATGTGTGCCACATTTAGCCTCCTTGCTCATTTTTCTCGTGACCGTACTTTTAGATATCATGCACACACGATATGGTTCAACAAACTTACCTCAAGCACTTAACAACTTTATTGCAATAGAATATCTTGTCATTCCTCCAATAATTAATCCTCTAATTTATGGTTTTAAATTGAGCAAAATTAGGAAAAAAATCCTGCATGGTATTATTTATAAGATACTAGTTAAATCCTAA
- the LOC120834264 gene encoding olfactory receptor 1D5-like gives MITNHNNSHITSFFLSGLDETMTLRVVLFSVTLLCYCLIMLVNVSLIVIIILDENMHEPMYILLCTLCMNGLYGTTGFYPKLLWDLLSPVQVISYSGCLVQAFVIHSFVCSDFSILAVMSYDRYVAICRPLVYHSVMSKKRLLMFLSFSGLPPFCIVATIMILTSRLKLCSRYIDRLYCVNFMILKLACFPADTIVNIIVVTVWFTSCLIL, from the coding sequence ATGATTACAAACCACAACAACTCTCATATAacatcattttttctttcaggtttAGATGAAACAATGACCCTCAGAGTTGTTCTCTTCTCTGTCACTTTACTGTGTTACTGTTTAATTATGCTGGTAAATGTTTCCCTGATTGTAATCATTATCTTGGATGAGAACATGCATGAACCGATGTATATTCTACTGTGCACTTTGTGCATGAATGGACTTTATGGCACAACAGGTTTCTACCCAAAGCTTCTGTGGGATCTGCTGTCTCCTGTTCAAGTAATCTCTTATTCTGGATGCCTTGTTCAGGCTTTTGTGATTCACTCATTTGTCTGCAGTGATTTTTCTATTCTTGCAGTTATGTCATATGACAGGTATGTGGCTATATGTCGACCTCTGGTGTACCACTCTGTCATGTCAAAGAAGagacttttaatgtttttaagtTTTTCCGGGTTGCCACCTTTTTGCATTGTGGCAACTATAATGATCCTCACATCTAGATTGAAGTTATGCAGCCGATATATTGACAGACTTTATTGTGTGAATTTTATGATTTTGAAACTAGCTTGTTTCCCAGCTGACACTATTGTTAACATAAtagttgtcacggtgtggttcacttcctgtcttattttgtag
- the LOC120834262 gene encoding olfactory receptor 4B13-like has translation MMFNSSHVRFFFLSGLNETMNLRVVLFSVTLLCYCIIVLINVALIVTVILCKILHEPMYILLCTFCMNGLYGTTGFYPKFLWDLLSPVHVISYSGCLVQAFVVHSFVCSDMSILSVMSYDRYVAICRPLVYHSVMSKKRLLMLVSFSLFTTFCVSATNMILASRLKLCSQYVDRLYCVNLIIVKLACFSADTIVNNIVAYITLIIYVFHGFLIVWSYFYVIKICVNSVENRAKFMQTCVPHLTSLLIFLGTIILDVMHIRYGSTNLPQALKNFIAIEYLVIPSIMNPLVYGFKLTNIQKGILAGITFKIKLLRS, from the coding sequence atgatgtTTAATTCTTCTCatgtaaggtttttttttctttcaggtttaaatgaaacaatgaaCCTCAGAGTTGTTCTCTTCTCTGTCACTTTACTGTGTTACTGTATTATTGTGCTGATAAATGTTGCTCTTATTGTGACCGTCATCTTGTGTAAGATCCTGCATGAACCAATGTATATTCTATTGTGCACTTTCTGCATGAATGGACTTTATGGCACAACAGGATTCTACCCAAAGTTTCTGTGGGATCTGCTGTCTCCTGTTCATGTAATCTCTTATTCTGGATGCCTTGTTCAGGCTTTTGTGGTTCACTCATTTGTCTGCAGTGATATGTCCATTCTTTCAGTTATGTCATATGACAGATATGTGGCTATATGTCGACCCCTGGTGTACCACTCTGTCATGTCAAAGAAGAGACTTTTAATGTTAGTATCTTTCTCCTTGTTCACAACTTTTTGTGTATCTGCCACAAATATGATCCTCGCATCTAGATTGAAGTTATGCAGCCAATATGTTGACAGACTTTATTGTGTGAATTTAATTATTGTGAAACTTGCTTGTTTTTCAGCCGACACTATTGTTAACAACATAGTCGCTTACATTACACTAATTATTTACGTATTTCATGGTTTTCTAATAGTTTGGTCCTACTTTTATGTCATTAAAATATGTGTGAATTCTGTAGAAAACAGAGCAAAGTTCATGCAGACATGTGTGCCACATTTAACCTCCTTGCTCATTTTTCTTGGAACAATAATTTTAGACGTCATGCATATACGATATGGTTCAACAAACTTACCTCAAGCACTGAAGAACTTTATTGCAATAGAATATCTTGTCATTCCTTCAATAATGAATCCTCTTGTTTATGGTTTTAAATTGACCAACATTCAAAAAGGAATTCTTGCTGGTATTACTTTTAAAATTAAACTACTCAGATCTTAG